Below is a window of Pagrus major chromosome 21, Pma_NU_1.0 DNA.
TAGGGGTGTCATGATTCCCCAAATCCACAATTCAATTGGACTTTCACTTTTGAGGTCTCaattcaatttgattttttttattttaaaaatgttttcagcactGACGGCTCTGCCATCGTTTGTCTTTTGCATCTGGAAtagtaaagatcaacagatcactGGTTTAATGCCCTGactgttatttacattttcaaattcttctttaagAAGATAGGGGTGTGttggtggctttttgcaggttagggCTAGGCAAGAAATATAGATTTCagagtttaacaaaaaaataccaCTCTCAACAATGAACAACATCAGACAgaaattcagtttttctcacatttgtCCAGTGTAAACCCTCTTTCCAATCAAATCAATAAAGATCTcagaaaaagacaataaacCCAACATCTTCAGATGTGCACAAGTAGGCAGggtagagagaaaaaaatggaccAGTAGAATCGCcgatcctgcttttgatttcgaTAATCGAAATTGAAATCTCATTTCGATCGATTTAGAATCtaaatcatgacacccctaaTTGCTAATGTAAAGTTCTTTACATAATGAATAATATGCATTAATACTGATTTTAAGATAATGTAGAGGATGATAGGTTGAAGTAGAATTTtacaaaaaattataaaaagtCACTGCTGTGGCTGGATATTACTATAAATAGTTGAGTTTTTTTACCAAAGCCTCCCACtattaaagacaaaatatgCATGTAGAAACcagattttttaatgaaaaataaaaagaagcaaatcagttttaaacaaaagttttttttcagtgaatattAAGTTTTTCCACAATGTCTAAATAGCAAAGGGAacaatattttaacacttttgTAGTAAAATAGAGATTGGTATGAACTATTATATTGTTTGCAAAGAAGAGTACGTTCAGTTTACGCTGACCTGTTTGCAGCAGCGTGTCCTGCTGTTTATTTGACAAAATCCATGAAACCCCCTTTattcacatatttacatttgaataaaTTACATCACGTCCAAATTTGTGATTTctgaaatgtaaacatgtcTCAATTAACttgaatatttcactttatgtaTACCTATCAGTTCCTTGAAATTCATTGTAACTTATCACTTCTCACCTGTCCACGGGCACCTGTCATGCTGGATTTCTCCCAACCCTGTTCTCAGAGGTGGCAGAGGTACACGCATTTTACTTAGTGGTGAAAATAGACGTTCtcattcaacttctttactcaggtaaaagtaataaagtaccCAAAGTGTAAAGTATCCCTCTCAAAGATGTTTCTCctggccatttctgtgcaaaccGAACTGAACCTGAGCATTTTTCAccacacgccttttctcccaATTTGAGTCTCCCTGTTTCCACTTTGTTACATCTTTTACGTTGTTTCGTCTTGCTACGTCTGCCTTGCGTGTtatgcactgataggttgaagTCAGCCTTGTGATGTTGTCTATTTGGTGTGCAGTGATGCACCCCATTTCTGATGTATGTTTTCCTCCAACAGCTTCAGAAGTTCATCCAGTGGttggaggaggctgaggagtcttcagaggaggaaggggaaTAATGAGGAGCACTTCAGAAGGGACAAAGATGACTCTGTAAAACTTGAAAACTGTTGTGTGAATAAAGGGATTCAGGCAGTTGGTTTTACCCTCGACAGCAGCTTCCGTCAGGACCTTCTCTGTACAGTTCAAGCTAACATACATTTTATCACATAGTGCCACGTGATGTAAGGGCTGTGTGCTATGAATGTCTATATtcaaataaagaagaaagaCCCTCGGACCACTTGGAAATATGTTGAAGTATAATCCATCTCTTTATTGTCAACGACATAGAATGTCTTCTGTTGCTACAAGGTTTTTAAGTGAAGCACAATAAAACTAAACCCATAACCCGTACAACAGTTTTTAGCGCTCCCTTTCTCACAAACTGAACCTGACTGCAggtcaaaaatcaatacagtaaaaacataatCATCTAGGAGGTAGAAGATTATCTGCTTCATTCATACAAGTCACTTTCAAATTTGACTTTAATTGCATCCTGTCTTGACACGACTGAACACTTAGACTGACAGTGATGAACGTCATTCTTTTATCAGGTTCACAGTTGAGAACCCAagtaaaatattgattttgagACCACATAACCCcttaaactgattttaaattataaaaaatacatgtcattacaggaaaaaaaaaagttccctTAATAAAGTAGCATACAGTTTTGGAATTCTACAGTTAATCAGTCATAAACAGACATATCCTGCATTAAAAGCATGTTCCTCTGAGATGTTTCATCCTTATTACATTATGACTGCAGAAGAAATTCAGGGCACATGATCAGGTTACTGCCATATGTGTACTTGTCACATGGAAATTATAATTGTAGCAAGACTCCATTTACCCCGATTCTAAATGTAGTCTTGATCAGACTAAACAGCCACACTCAGCCTATGCTTGTCTCATCAGCTGTAGGATTTGGGTGTATAGAGAAACAAAATATTCCAATTTTGACAAGTGGTGAGAAACTTTTAAGTGGTCAGTTAAGTGCAGTGGCCCAGTCTGGCAAAACAACAGCACTGGATAACACAACAGTTCTGTTTAATTATAAACAAGAATTATTGTCGCTGCCTCTATAGTTTCGTTCATGTGTTCTCTGAAATGgtgatgtgttttcagtttattgttgtgttttcagaaaagttgttttttctgttttgtccatttgttttctctctcttacctctgccaaggaggatATGTTTTTGCCCCTTTCCATTAGTTTGTaaatctggataaagggacgaaGCCAGGATTTTTATTCTCCCTTTCTCTAACATTGTGAggcatttttcaatattttcatttaatttctcaaGTAATAATGCAGGGATGATAAAATTTGATCCATTAAAAATTAAGCTTTGACTGAAGTAAAGGGGCCTGCTGGGCATTATCGGAGTTATTCACTCTACTGGGTGCTGTTCTTGTTTGTAAATGTGGTTTCTAAAACAGTGTTATTCTTTCTATTTATCTAATTTGTTTAATCCATTTGTTTTTCCCCTTGCGGCCTCTACAGCTAAGGCTTTGCGTCACCTTGCAACATGACACGAAAATACTTGTTAGTGCTACTGAGTTATCCTAGCATCAGGATGGTGATATGATTTCTAAGGTAAAACACCCGAAGCAGTATTGGGACATCCAGTGACCAGACCAGTGTGCGGCTTTGTAAGCCATTATCCCAGCAGTATTCACCTCTTTGAGCCTACTTTGATTTGTCATCCCGTTTTTCCACCAAGCCATAAATCACCTTGGCTAGAAGAGAAGCCCCTGTGATGCCGGTAACAGCTGTCAGCGTCTTCCACATGCTGGCTGTACTCTCATGTCCATCCAAGAAGCTCCTGTGGTCAGTGGGTACCAGGATGAACTTGCGGCCGTCCTGTGGGGCCTGCAGCCTCATCACTTGGCCCCCCTCCAGCACCACCTCCCCAAAACCAGTCAGGGTGCTCCCCACTCGCAGCAGCTCCTCGCTCTGCTCCATCGACACAGGTCTCTCCCCGCTGAGGCCCTGCAACATCACGTTCGCCAAGCCCTCCTCAGCACGTCTCACTTTGTGATAAACCCTCTCCAGGTACCAGCCAGAGGCGTCCAGAGGGTTTTGAACCTTCACATACAAGTCATTGATGTAGGCTCCGGGGCTGACCAGACTGAAAGGCACTGCGTTGTTGGTTTCTTTTGTGTTAATTGTCCGAGAGTTCCTGGAAAAGTAATCAAACTCTTACAAACAGGCTAcaagattaattaattaagagacatttctttgttttgttctgttgtctGATGTACCATGTGCGGCTGAGGGAGTTCCAGTATTTCCACTGCTCCTCCACTGCTATCTTCTGGATCACGCCAAAGCATCTTGGAACAAACTGGCTGGCCAGAGGCTCCCCATCTGCCTGGACCATACCTTGAAACAGACATGAGAGAAACTGTAATTCCTCTTAAAAATATCACCATGACTGACCCCATTCAAAACCGCACCTACAAATTTATGAATTCTAGACATGTCTGTACCTTCTACAGCAACATACTGAAGCCGCCTATGTGGAGATGCTCTCAGGACTCTCACCAAATGTTGGTCTGGCCTGAAAATGGGTATTtcctaaaattaaaataaaaagctttcagatgagcatttttaattgtttcaaAACTTAAGCTGTGTTAACACTTCACCAGGCTCAGACGATGATGTACTTACCTTCAGCTGTTTcaactctttcttcttttcttggtATAAATGATAGAAAAGGCCAGAGAAGGCGAAGCTGGACCCGACACCAATCAAAACCAGCGGGTTTACAGGAAGGTCACTCATATCTGGATCTATGACAGGAATATATAAAGTCAGCACAAGTCAGAGTAAACTACTGTACACGTATTAACTGTCAGTGTCGAAGTACGTCATGTGTTTTTGAGGAATAATGACATAAAGACCGATAAGTGGGCAAAACTTACCTGGTTAAACTCTGACTCATGTGCAATTTGGTCACATAAATCGAAAACAAAAGCGACAATTACGTTGGTGCCATTTCCTTGTTTGTCCACGTTGCGTCACATTTCATCAGCCAATAGAAATACACCGTATTTTCCCTTTTAGCTTTTTGACCGCCAGGTGGCAGCAACGTCCTCATAAACATGTGCTATGTTCTGACACCCTTGTATTTACACAGTTCAGTTTAATATACAGGATCATATGctatttatatttgtgtttaacCTAAAAATGAAGCATGTTATCGTTTTGGTTTTTTACAAGTGAAAGTCTATAGTTagaatttactcaagtaaaagtaggCTACAAAAATAATAGCAACAACTGACTACTACTACAAATACTCATCATGCAGAATGGCCCCTTTCAGTGTTATATTAATTTTTATGCATAGTAAGTGTTACTTCAATTTTGTGGTTGTACAAGGAGGCACACCTTATAACCAGTCTATTAGTTTATTAATTATAACTTAACCATGCACCAGATTTTATAAACTGatcatatgttttgtgtgtaaaaacctgaatctgaaaacaaaccataaaacaAATCGTAACATATACAAAGAAGCACAAAATACATTACAATACAATTTATTTGTATGGTCCCTGGATAAATGTCATTTGTAACTTTCAAATTCAAACAACATACCATTGGAGGAACACAAAAGGAGACACTAAAACAAGTTGTGCCAGGTCAGgtttatttgtgtattatttgCATAGCCAAATATCACTTTCAATGTCTCATTAGGCATGTCAGGACCAGATCATGCACAGCAAAAGAACAAGCACTTCCAAAAGTGATCACAAGATGTTTATTGTGCAAGGGAAAAAATCTGTCccttttaaaacattcattcaaCAATGTTCTGTCaaatactgtgtagttttaCCTTTTTCAGGCCTCTGAAGTaattcaaatcaaacattttgaaaggGTACTAAAGCActgttttgaggtacttgtacttagttgaatattttcatgtgaTGCTACTTTAAAATTACACTCCACTCCACTTTCAAGGAAATATTGTACTCTttactacactacatttatgtgacaGATAAAGTTACTAGACACTTTGCTGATTAAAGGCACTGCcaacccacacaggtgttttcaatcACTTTGGCAGATTAGACCTCTAGTATCTAAATACTGCAGTAATGGTTCCGGCCTCAGCTGCGGCCCTCTGAGACAACGGCGCTTACTTTAAAGTGGATACAGCTTTTCAAATCACTCCCTTCCAGTCTTCGCCTGTGATATACTATTGGCACCGCTGTCACAAAAACAGCGTTAGCATCATTGCTACCAGTAACAGCTGTccaaataaaaaagacaactgTAAGCACTCCCCTATTGCTCTGAGTTTCCAGACTGAGAAGAGTTGAGTCAGCTAATAAGACCGccagctgcatggctaactgagctaacttgctaactgcagctgcagttagcagcagttagccattactctggtgatatgctgccccctttttgtttGGAGTTTGAATTCAACAGATGGTTGAtttttacatactgcacctttaacacgTCACAGCAGTTTGATACAGTAGCTTTACTGCTTGTTATCGTGGTGTGACTGATTAATGTCACCAATCTGAAAGATGTATTGATGACAGTGATGATTTGTAGGCTGAGTCATGCTGCATTTATTGAGACCGTAACATGCTTTTTATTACAGATTGCGTACGTCTTTGGAATTTGGGCAGTTCCACAAAGGAGGATTTTCACTTCTAACCTTCCAGTATTTCACAACATTGGagaaaagttacataaattGTCAAATATTTTATAAAGCTGAGAAATCTTTTCTTCTGTCCTTGATTTATTCCTTTATTTCCTTGTGTGCCCCTGGAGAGGTCCAGATCACCTTAGCACACTCAGTGCTGAAGCACTAATCCTCTGATTACGTTTTTACTGAAAGTTGCCAGCCTGACCAACGTAATACACCCGTGCATCATAAAGTAAAGCGTCACAGACTTTTCCAGCTTCCTTTttttgtctgcctctctgtctgggTACTCAATAGCTAACTGTTTCTCTTGGCAAACAGTTTTGGACTGGGAACACACACCTGTTTTAAATATGTGGTCATATTTTCACCTGTCATTAGATGCTATCTGCGCTCATTGTTTCcaaacccttttttttctcctttaagCTGATGAGAGGAGTTGCTGAAATTGAACATGTATCTGCACTGCTGGAAATACTGGAAATATACTCATACAGTCATTTACTATAGGGTTTCAAATAGCAGTGAATCTTCAGGGGCATCTCTGACACCACgacattaatgtttttttaattaaacaccTGATGCCAAATGAAGAGAGGAGACACACCACTACACAATACTGTGAGctgcttttgtctcttttcGGTGGTTCATGCTCATTCTGATTGAGGTGTTGTTTCATTCCTCTTCAGTATGTCTGTCCTTGACTGCTTACTGACAGCAAAAAGGGCCTTTAGCTCAGAATCATGACGTCAGTTACCTTATTGTGGAAACACCTCTCACTCAATCATCTGTAACCTTGGTGTTACATCTCCAGACCTGCATGGAACAAACCTCTGATGACACTGACAGCACATACAGGCTCTTATGTCTGTCGAGATATACGCTGGCTTCACAACTGTTGCAGAAAATCAggacaaaatgaaaagactcTGTGAGGCACATTATGATTGGAATTTCATCAGGAGGTCTTGACCGCCAGCTCTTAACTTCTTTATCTTGAGAAAGGCATGCAAGATGCTAGCTGAAAGAAGCGACCTCGACCAGAGGAGTAGGACCAAGCCAAAgtatgaagagagagaaaagctcACCATCTGGTTGCATGTGACAAACTAACCTAAATCTTACCATGCTCTGAGCTAACACCTGACAATTTTGCCTCAGTCTCGTCCTTGGCTAATGAATAGTTATTGTTATAGCATTCAATAGCAAAAAATGTCCCTgaatcctcctctctgactctcacAGTGCTCTCAGTTCTCTCCCATTTCTTTCTTCTAAAGACGCACACACCCCTTGGCCCATCCTCTCGCTTGATGAGTGTGATTAGACATAAGACACACTGCTTCAGAGCTGCACCATCGCCCTAAAGTTAATTTGAGACAGTGGAGAATGGGTGGCACAGAAGCTATAGATCCAGTGATAATGGATGGTTAACACAAACGTCTGCATTTATGTTTTGCATGTGAGGAGCCCTCGATATTCTGACCTTGAAAATATACTGTAAGGCGGTGCTCAGTCTGTCAGAGGACGATCATTTTCTTGTAACACATGTAGAGATCTCTACGTGTGAGCTCAGTGGGATGTTTAGTTGAGTTAAAGCAATAAGATTAACAGAATACAATCATGATAGTGTGATAGCCTCTGGGAGGCTGCACTTAAGGCACCAGCAAGCCAACGTGCTTGTCATGACAATTCTAACAtactgatgtttagcaggtacaATGCTGACCATGTTCACTATCTTAGTTCAGcctgttggcatgctaacatttgctaattagcactgaaaacaaaccacagctgaGCTTGGGAATGTTATTTGTTTCACAGGCATTTGTGCAGCATCCATGTCATATTTGATGAATGGTAGAGATGGGAAAGACGTTAACAACGATTGTTAGTTACAGAGTTGGTTCTATGGGGTATTAGAATACAGTGCATTGACAATATAACACCATATCCATgaaattttgatttaattacATCGAAGGATTTACCCCGGCATCCATATTTGCTTTTTCAGGCTCTTCTCTATTATTCTGTATTAagtgcacaaaacatttccggagcttcacagcaaaacattgttgcagcattctcctgaacgactgaagtagatggagacttctAAAATTTAAATATTCTCAACTTTTCTCCAGATTACACTGCTATTTCATTATTAGATGTGATTGCCTGATTGGGCATGCAGCCCCGCTCCACAGCGGTTTTGCCCGACATGCAGGTAAGCAGCTTTAATGCAACTAATGTTCCTCATGTGTGAGACATGTATGTCAAATGTGGACCCCAGGAAGATTAGTTGATTGCTGGCATGAGCTAATAGCGACCCTTTGATTAAACAGTTTTCAGGCATTTTTGAAGAGGTCGtatctgtcctgtcctgtctcgTTGTGGACCTCtcaacaaaaccacaaaagttatgattgaaacattttattatatcAACTATATCATGGTGGAACCAGTCATTACAACAGTTCATCCAGTAATTGTGCAGATATTTCATCCCAgaccaaagtgatggactgatcagcagacagacagtgagtgCAGCCATCCCAAGAGACAcacagctagcatggctaaaaatgacTTGGACCACAAAACCACTCATAAGTCATCTGAGTGCAGGTGGTGAATCCATTTCATGTGTCCATGATGGGAAATGCTACTAAAACAGATGTGCTTACCTGCAGTTTTTGTGAGTTTCATGTTTCAATTTTCGATGATGGATGAAACGGTTCAGAAAATCTCAGATTTAAATGGTTTATGGatcattttcaacaaaaaaccCCCACCTTTCTTACAAGATGAGATTTTTGCGATTGCAAActtgacaaaatgaaacagcATTCCTCATCCACTGTTTCATCAGATGATTTATAGATATCCTCAACAGGcacacaatcaaacacacactgtgctctGACAAAGAGATTTACATTGCTTTGGGTTTCCTTGCTGGGAAGATAATTTCCCACTCTGatcttctttttaatttgatgagGTTGATGTACCTTTGTAATTACCATGATGGCCTCCATTAAAATATCTGGAGCGTTGACTGACAGCTCGTAGATCGGTTCAGACTCTTACATCAGCATCTCAGTGAACCCCATGGGTTGTGTGGGAGGTCGCACAGCTATGTTTCAGCTTGTTTGTTAAAGGCAAGAATTAAAGTAATAATTACCTACAATTACTATTAATTATGTCCCCCGGACTATTAAAGCTTCAGTAAAAGTTAATGAGACCACTTACATTGTTTGTCATAGAAGATGTTGTACAATTGATTTGAGGCACAAAACAGAATTATAAATGTTGGTCACATGAGCTGAACTGAGCTAAACGCTTAAACAGTTTCAagcagagaaaatgacaaacagaaaaaaaatgtaaactcatCTTTATGACAGAGGGTTTATGAGAAGTGTGTTCATAGTTTTGAGACACAGGCAATAAAACACCTGCCAGAGAGAGATAAACATTGGTGGTGTCAAATGTTTGCTGTAATGACACCTATGCAGCACAATCATTTTGACTTAGACTCTACTAATTTCTCAAATTGCTACCAAATTAGCTAATTCTGGAATTTTATGCGAGTTTACACTATCACAGACCAGACATGTTAAAAATACCTCATAAAACAAGAAACTGGGTCAGAAAAAGGGCGATTGTGTCCTTAAATTCTCCAAACTTCATCCAGTAGAACTCAAAAGCCCAAATATTTGACTTTCCTCCCAGAGGAAGGTTGTTCTGACGTCCATCAAAAGCTTTCACAAGCCTCGCTGAGTCACCCGCTGATAGTACAACCAGACCAGCAGCACATAAGGTGAAGCACATGTTGCCACAGGAGGAGTCGGTGCACGGGGAACAAGAACGGCCTCTGTGTATTGTTATC
It encodes the following:
- the mul3 gene encoding mitochondrial ubiquitin ligase activator of nfkb 1-A, with product MSDLPVNPLVLIGVGSSFAFSGLFYHLYQEKKKELKQLKEIPIFRPDQHLVRVLRASPHRRLQYVAVEGMVQADGEPLASQFVPRCFGVIQKIAVEEQWKYWNSLSRTWNSRTINTKETNNAVPFSLVSPGAYINDLYVKVQNPLDASGWYLERVYHKVRRAEEGLANVMLQGLSGERPVSMEQSEELLRVGSTLTGFGEVVLEGGQVMRLQAPQDGRKFILVPTDHRSFLDGHESTASMWKTLTAVTGITGASLLAKVIYGLVEKRDDKSK